A section of the Engystomops pustulosus chromosome 3, aEngPut4.maternal, whole genome shotgun sequence genome encodes:
- the LOC140121287 gene encoding cystatin-C-like has product MVWNLNLYLFLISCLSFAVICHGSLVGGYIDIETSRNDVHDAVKFAVTEFNKMANYANLFKPINIVLAKSQVVAGTNYMVVVDIGQTECRKNHAGDACDVENSKVSEVLRCTFKVFQSLPLPESHYELKEHKCEAQ; this is encoded by the exons ATGGTTTGGAACTTGAACCTTTATCTATTTCTCATCTCGTGTCTTTCTTTTGCCGTAATTTGCCATGGAAGTCTTGTCGGTGGCTATATAGATATTGAAACATCTAGAAATGATGTTCATGATGCAGTTAAGTTTGCTGTTACGGAGTTCAATAAAATGGCAAATTATGCAAACCTCTTCAAACCCATCAACATAGTGTTGGCTAAAAGTCAG GTTGTTGCAGGAACTAACTACATGGTAGTTGTGGACATTGGTCAGACGGAATGCAGAAAAAATCATGCCGGTGATGCCTGCGATGTGGAAAATTCTAAAGTGTCAGAG GTATTGCGATGTACCTTTAAAGTCTTTCAGAGTCTGCCCTTACCAGAATCGCACTATGAACTTAAGGAACATAAATGTGAGGCTCAATAA